A section of the Metabacillus endolithicus genome encodes:
- a CDS encoding YitT family protein: MNITKKLILVLIGLVLTSLGIKLLSDNNLTFGGTAGIATILSYLTTFSWGSLFFVVNLPFFIISIQELGKWFTISSLLSITGISLIREWFDIIIPVFEINTIIAAIIAGLLIGVGVTFVLNNGSSLGGIHILGLYIDKKFGINRGLVLFVCDSVIILFALALVGWERAILSIFCIFIASTIIGRYKKSPIKEMDRDQEESFENSHVS; this comes from the coding sequence ATGAATATAACGAAAAAGCTGATTCTTGTTTTAATTGGGCTAGTTTTAACCTCTTTAGGAATTAAATTATTATCAGATAATAATTTAACCTTTGGAGGAACTGCTGGAATTGCAACTATTCTTTCATATCTTACAACCTTCTCTTGGGGTTCACTGTTTTTTGTTGTGAATCTGCCTTTCTTCATCATCTCTATTCAAGAACTTGGTAAGTGGTTTACTATTTCAAGCTTATTATCAATTACCGGAATTTCTCTAATTCGCGAATGGTTTGACATCATTATTCCTGTCTTTGAGATAAATACTATTATTGCTGCTATTATTGCCGGTCTTTTAATTGGTGTTGGTGTAACATTTGTATTGAATAACGGATCTTCACTAGGTGGAATTCATATACTAGGCTTATATATTGATAAAAAATTCGGTATAAATAGAGGTTTAGTTCTTTTTGTATGTGACTCTGTTATTATCTTATTTGCACTAGCTTTAGTTGGCTGGGAAAGAGCTATTCTCTCAATCTTTTGTATTTTTATCGCGAGTACGATAATCGGACGTTATAAAAAATCACCTATTAAGGAAATGGATCGTGACCAAGAAGAATCTTTTGAAAATAGCCATGTTTCTTAA
- a CDS encoding 8-amino-7-oxononanoate synthase: protein MKYVGTLLTVLSLAIIFTFSPVQAAYLSEYDQYVEVSYEDARYIADLLGMKNIPLGDKTASISFQVQEDMIKKIENRLDIEMDHYYIWLTINGQPVLAIDPPVPMF from the coding sequence ATGAAATATGTGGGAACTTTATTAACAGTACTCTCTCTAGCCATCATTTTTACATTTTCTCCTGTTCAAGCTGCATACTTATCAGAATATGATCAGTATGTTGAAGTTTCATATGAGGATGCCAGATATATTGCTGATCTATTAGGAATGAAAAATATTCCATTAGGTGATAAAACAGCTTCGATAAGTTTTCAAGTACAAGAAGATATGATTAAAAAAATAGAAAACCGCTTAGATATTGAAATGGATCATTATTATATTTGGCTAACAATAAATGGACAACCTGTTCTAGCAATAGACCCTCCTGTACCAATGTTTTAA
- a CDS encoding HD domain-containing phosphohydrolase: MTEYANKNDFIESVQMKGLTISMLASGDQTEIIHHQLEPNTRWALEPEAGWHALEYLFIIIGQLKLQREDGSFKTYKAGDSFYRSPITEHYVFQSIGPTEFIYVTSQPIFHRYSNVSRQLANLAVSIEEKDGYTGDHCARIANLAMKVGEKIGLSSNDLLQLNMASFFHDVGKVRIPLNILQKPGKLTGYEWEIMMKHTIYGRMILEETKLPLLVNAGKIVEQHHERFDGEGYPYGLSKEEIDIKASIISVVDAYDAITSDRSYQKARSKEEAVREIKKNKGTLYHPEIVDVFAHLQL; the protein is encoded by the coding sequence ATGACTGAATACGCAAATAAAAATGACTTCATTGAGTCGGTTCAGATGAAGGGCTTAACCATTTCAATGCTTGCATCAGGTGATCAAACGGAAATTATTCACCATCAGCTAGAACCTAATACAAGATGGGCGCTTGAACCTGAAGCTGGTTGGCATGCACTCGAGTATTTGTTTATTATTATAGGTCAATTAAAGCTACAAAGAGAAGATGGTAGCTTTAAAACTTATAAAGCCGGTGATTCTTTTTACCGTTCACCAATTACTGAACATTATGTCTTCCAATCGATTGGTCCAACTGAATTTATCTATGTTACTTCGCAGCCTATTTTTCATCGCTATAGTAATGTATCAAGACAATTGGCTAATCTTGCCGTTTCTATAGAGGAAAAAGATGGATATACTGGAGACCATTGTGCAAGAATTGCAAACCTGGCTATGAAGGTTGGAGAAAAAATAGGTTTAAGTTCAAACGACTTATTACAATTGAACATGGCTTCTTTTTTTCATGATGTTGGAAAAGTAAGAATACCACTGAACATTTTACAAAAACCAGGGAAACTAACTGGCTATGAGTGGGAAATTATGATGAAGCACACAATTTATGGACGAATGATTTTGGAAGAAACAAAATTGCCGTTATTAGTAAACGCCGGTAAAATTGTTGAGCAGCATCATGAGCGTTTCGATGGAGAAGGGTATCCATATGGATTATCTAAAGAAGAAATTGATATTAAAGCTTCAATTATATCAGTGGTTGATGCATATGATGCCATTACAAGTGATCGATCATATCAAAAAGCTCGATCAAAGGAAGAAGCAGTTCGTGAAATAAAGAAAAACAAAGGTACTCTTTATCATCCTGAAATTGTAGATGTGTTTGCTCATTTACAACTATAA
- a CDS encoding peptidylprolyl isomerase, which yields MKSKSVLSVVFLVMLIVGGCGTKEQSQPNKDDVSQPMQEIEDNPIATITMENNDTIKVELYPTIAPNTVNNFISLAESGFYDGLIFHRVIPGFMIQGGDPEGRGTGGPGYAIKGEFESNGVENELNHERGVLSMARSQDPDSAGSQFFIMVAEATHLDGEYAAFGKVTEGMDAVDKIVNVERDNQDKPVEDQKIKQITVETFGVEYPEPEKIE from the coding sequence ATGAAATCTAAGAGTGTATTAAGTGTTGTTTTTTTAGTGATGCTTATTGTTGGTGGCTGTGGTACAAAAGAACAAAGTCAACCTAATAAGGATGATGTATCACAACCAATGCAAGAAATTGAAGATAATCCAATTGCTACTATTACAATGGAGAATAATGATACGATTAAAGTGGAGTTATATCCAACTATTGCTCCAAATACGGTAAATAACTTTATTTCCCTTGCTGAATCCGGCTTTTATGATGGACTTATCTTTCATCGGGTAATACCAGGTTTTATGATTCAAGGAGGAGATCCTGAGGGTCGCGGTACTGGTGGACCTGGTTATGCAATTAAAGGTGAGTTTGAATCAAATGGAGTTGAAAATGAGTTAAACCATGAAAGAGGTGTACTTTCAATGGCGAGATCTCAAGACCCCGATTCAGCAGGTTCTCAATTTTTTATTATGGTTGCTGAGGCTACACATTTGGATGGTGAGTACGCCGCATTTGGTAAAGTAACAGAAGGAATGGACGCAGTAGATAAGATCGTAAATGTGGAAAGAGATAATCAGGACAAGCCTGTTGAAGATCAAAAAATTAAGCAAATTACAGTTGAAACATTTGGGGTTGAATACCCAGAACCGGAAAAAATAGAGTAG
- a CDS encoding cyclic nucleotide-binding domain-containing protein: MVYTELKHLLKDYYPFTLLTDFQLQEMTDKATQATFAQNEFIFHEDENTDHIDIYFLVSGLAKNILHQSNGKQLSLRYYYPGDIIGLMVMFTSGELEFSVQALEDCTVFKLNKRHFFEIMTRNNDFSKVIWESIGERTKSLYDEMKNKATHDDEENVHLLKTRVKTLMNQPILIQPHLTMDKAAQLLDEKNVSGLIVNDEQLKMKGIITNKEILKYVSQPSSSNLVLDWMNKQPYYVEADAFAFEALSYIKNKANEFIPVIHNGSAIGVLTSRSFLNLENSSYLDLTYNVKNSRSINTLLQQSSLVNTTLQSFVQELVEKESYAYEVSEVITNHNDNIHRQIIKLAENEMKADLWNSAN; the protein is encoded by the coding sequence TTGGTATATACGGAATTAAAGCATCTTTTGAAAGATTACTACCCATTTACATTGTTAACAGATTTTCAGCTACAAGAAATGACTGATAAAGCTACACAAGCAACTTTTGCACAAAATGAATTTATTTTTCATGAAGATGAAAATACAGATCATATTGATATCTATTTCTTAGTATCTGGATTAGCGAAAAATATTCTACATCAATCAAATGGAAAGCAGTTATCATTACGTTACTATTATCCTGGGGATATTATTGGCTTAATGGTTATGTTCACAAGCGGTGAGTTAGAATTTTCTGTTCAAGCGTTAGAAGATTGTACGGTTTTCAAGCTGAACAAGCGTCATTTTTTTGAGATCATGACCCGGAACAACGATTTTTCAAAGGTCATTTGGGAAAGTATTGGAGAAAGAACAAAGTCCTTATATGATGAAATGAAAAACAAAGCAACTCATGATGATGAGGAAAATGTACACTTATTAAAAACACGTGTAAAAACACTAATGAATCAACCTATTCTTATTCAACCTCATCTTACAATGGATAAAGCAGCACAGCTTTTAGATGAAAAAAATGTTTCAGGACTAATTGTGAATGATGAACAATTAAAAATGAAAGGAATTATCACTAATAAGGAAATATTAAAATATGTATCCCAGCCATCTTCCTCTAATTTAGTTTTAGACTGGATGAACAAGCAGCCTTATTATGTTGAGGCTGATGCGTTTGCATTTGAGGCTCTTTCTTATATTAAAAATAAAGCAAATGAGTTTATCCCAGTTATCCATAATGGGAGTGCAATCGGAGTGTTAACCAGTCGCTCATTCCTTAATCTTGAAAACTCCAGCTACTTAGATCTTACCTACAATGTGAAAAATTCAAGATCAATTAATACGCTCTTACAGCAAAGTTCTTTAGTGAATACTACTTTACAATCTTTTGTTCAAGAGCTTGTTGAAAAGGAAAGTTATGCTTATGAAGTATCTGAAGTGATCACAAATCATAATGATAATATTCATAGACAAATTATTAAACTAGCAGAAAATGAGATGAAAGCTGATTTATGGAACTCCGCCAATTAA
- a CDS encoding putative nucleotidyltransferase substrate binding domain-containing protein, which translates to MGSQARHEQGFHTDQDNGVILTNYDHLPNRSNIDEYFKKFTQKINHYLSLSGFPECTGGIMAKESKWRKSLSEWKREIQTWKDELDAQEIQNFTMFFDFRPIYGDFSLAEEIRDFLTNKAKKSKTLQQLLMKDALRFKIPAHPLGIMNLKQKNKKINVKKTGLTQIIYSTRINAIKYGIIEVSTVKRLNELRKIQAMHPRDVENAKTALHYLHYFRLQQNLNQLENNQDVSNEINVYELSKEDRIKLKEALQVAHRMQQVTKISFNRNRVV; encoded by the coding sequence ATGGGAAGTCAAGCACGACATGAACAAGGATTTCACACAGACCAAGATAATGGTGTTATTTTAACAAATTATGATCACCTACCTAATCGTTCTAACATTGATGAATATTTTAAAAAATTCACTCAAAAGATTAATCATTATTTAAGTTTATCAGGTTTCCCTGAATGTACAGGTGGAATTATGGCAAAAGAGTCTAAATGGAGAAAATCTTTATCCGAATGGAAAAGAGAAATTCAAACATGGAAAGATGAACTTGATGCACAAGAAATTCAAAATTTTACGATGTTTTTTGATTTCAGACCAATTTATGGCGATTTTTCCCTTGCTGAAGAAATAAGGGATTTTCTTACAAACAAAGCTAAAAAGTCAAAAACCTTACAACAATTATTAATGAAGGATGCCCTTCGGTTTAAGATTCCTGCACATCCTCTAGGTATTATGAATTTAAAGCAAAAAAATAAAAAAATTAATGTTAAAAAGACAGGTTTAACACAAATTATCTACTCAACAAGAATTAATGCCATTAAATATGGAATCATTGAAGTAAGCACGGTGAAACGTCTTAATGAATTAAGAAAAATTCAAGCCATGCATCCGCGTGATGTTGAAAATGCTAAAACAGCTCTTCACTATTTACATTATTTTCGATTGCAGCAAAACCTTAATCAGCTTGAAAACAATCAAGATGTTTCAAATGAAATTAATGTGTATGAGCTTTCAAAAGAGGATCGAATAAAGCTAAAGGAAGCACTGCAGGTTGCTCATCGTATGCAACAAGTAACCAAGATTAGCTTTAATCGAAATCGGGTGGTGTAG
- a CDS encoding exonuclease domain-containing protein, with translation MPDDIKILKYLFWDQLFFKHRMNKMIQLPEYDHALTSTERFLESQKGIMDKDLSSCTFTIFDLETTGFFPNMGDEIISIGAIKVKNFEILYDEAFYTIMKPINKIPKTVEELTGLSGEILTKASIISCWHT, from the coding sequence TTGCCAGATGATATAAAGATATTAAAATATTTATTTTGGGATCAATTATTCTTTAAACACCGTATGAACAAAATGATCCAGCTTCCAGAATATGACCATGCCCTTACTTCAACTGAACGCTTTTTAGAAAGTCAGAAAGGAATAATGGATAAGGATTTAAGCTCCTGTACGTTTACAATTTTTGATCTTGAAACAACTGGATTTTTTCCAAACATGGGTGATGAAATTATTTCAATCGGGGCAATCAAAGTAAAAAACTTCGAAATTTTGTATGATGAGGCATTTTATACAATTATGAAACCAATAAACAAAATTCCGAAAACAGTTGAAGAACTAACAGGATTATCAGGAGAGATCTTAACTAAAGCCTCAATCATTTCCTGTTGGCATACGTAA
- a CDS encoding 3'-5' exonuclease: MVAHPATFDIEFMKTVLNQWNFPNFSVDFLDSHLMANDLFTEERNYLDNLIERFNISERERHHALNDAVMTANVFIKLLQHYDQSVIKNPKQLIDKIDENCRVNEGYS; the protein is encoded by the coding sequence TTGGTTGCCCACCCTGCTACGTTTGATATAGAGTTTATGAAAACAGTTCTTAATCAATGGAATTTCCCCAACTTCTCAGTGGATTTTCTTGATTCTCATTTAATGGCAAATGACTTGTTTACAGAAGAAAGAAATTATTTAGATAATCTTATAGAGCGTTTTAATATATCAGAACGCGAACGCCATCATGCTTTAAATGACGCTGTTATGACCGCAAATGTTTTTATCAAACTTCTACAACATTATGATCAATCCGTTATAAAAAATCCTAAACAATTAATAGATAAAATCGATGAAAACTGTAGAGTTAATGAGGGTTACTCTTAA
- a CDS encoding heavy metal translocating P-type ATPase has translation MEEYKVKGLTCANCTRELQEEINKLPSGQTASLSYNTGKLKLESNVDIEKVKKILSSDGAYIEADEHEHEHEHDHHHPTGVNWILLLSLSAGFYIAGFLTDVFFNEYIAIGLFLAATVLSGYQTFIKGLKNLFKLKFNIETLMTIALIGALGIGEWKEGALVAILFGLNEYLEGLGMQKARNSMEKLLAIAPKEATVLDNGQEKIVKISSLKANQIVLVRSGEKIPSDGLVLEGKSSVNEAAITGESMPVEKDKDEPVYGGSINNEGVLKIQITKAYEESSLAKILHLVEEAQETKTPTELFINKFAKYYTPLIMIISAIVMLIPPLFFNGSWGDWFYQGLAVLIVGCPCALVLSSPIAIVSGITKNARNGILVKGGVFLEQLGKIHTIAFDKTGTLTKGQPFVEDYVEYDPKFLQIAASIEKSSSHPIAKAVLRKADGLSLIEPEEITTVSGSGIVAKIDGVTYFLGNEAHMKKVQIEEEIKAQIQQYKRSGMTLVILATTEKVLGIMGISDEIREESADVIQALHEAGIQKTVMLTGDHESTAEKVASKVGLTSYFAGLLPDEKVEKIKELSKGNKVAMIGDGINDAPALATADLGIAMGKGTDSAIETADIVLMQDHLGKLPSAIKSAKKVNSIIKLNITLALGLKLIALLLTIPGLLTLWIAILSDMGATILVTLISLTVLYERK, from the coding sequence ATGGAAGAATATAAAGTTAAAGGATTAACATGTGCAAACTGTACTAGAGAATTACAGGAAGAAATAAATAAATTGCCATCAGGACAAACAGCATCTTTAAGCTATAACACAGGTAAGCTTAAACTAGAAAGTAATGTTGACATTGAAAAAGTAAAGAAGATTTTATCTTCAGATGGTGCATATATAGAAGCTGACGAACACGAACATGAACATGAACATGATCATCATCACCCTACAGGGGTTAATTGGATTTTACTTTTATCCCTATCAGCTGGTTTCTATATTGCAGGGTTTCTAACAGATGTCTTTTTTAATGAATATATTGCAATCGGACTTTTTCTTGCAGCAACCGTTTTAAGTGGATACCAAACCTTTATTAAGGGATTGAAAAATCTATTTAAATTAAAATTTAATATCGAAACGTTAATGACAATTGCCCTAATCGGTGCATTAGGTATTGGAGAATGGAAAGAAGGAGCTTTAGTTGCGATTCTATTTGGTTTAAATGAATACCTAGAAGGCTTAGGCATGCAAAAAGCTAGAAATTCAATGGAGAAACTGCTAGCGATAGCTCCAAAGGAAGCAACTGTACTTGATAATGGTCAAGAAAAAATAGTCAAAATCTCATCTCTAAAGGCAAATCAAATTGTTTTAGTTCGTTCTGGTGAAAAAATTCCTTCGGATGGTTTAGTTTTGGAAGGAAAAAGCTCTGTGAACGAAGCGGCTATAACTGGAGAGAGCATGCCAGTTGAAAAAGATAAAGATGAGCCGGTTTATGGAGGAAGCATTAATAATGAAGGTGTACTAAAGATACAAATTACAAAAGCATATGAAGAGTCGTCTCTAGCGAAAATTCTCCATTTAGTAGAAGAAGCGCAGGAAACAAAAACACCAACAGAATTGTTTATTAATAAGTTCGCAAAGTATTATACGCCATTGATCATGATTATTTCTGCAATTGTGATGCTAATTCCACCATTGTTTTTTAACGGCAGCTGGGGAGATTGGTTTTATCAAGGCTTAGCGGTATTAATTGTAGGTTGTCCATGTGCCTTAGTTTTATCTTCACCGATCGCCATTGTATCAGGTATTACAAAAAATGCCCGCAATGGAATACTTGTAAAAGGCGGAGTATTTTTAGAGCAATTAGGTAAAATTCATACGATTGCTTTTGATAAAACAGGTACTCTAACAAAGGGGCAGCCATTTGTAGAAGATTATGTGGAATATGATCCGAAGTTTTTACAAATTGCAGCTTCCATTGAAAAAAGCTCATCACATCCGATTGCAAAAGCAGTGCTCCGAAAAGCTGATGGTCTATCTTTGATTGAACCAGAGGAAATCACAACAGTTTCGGGAAGTGGAATTGTTGCCAAAATTGATGGAGTCACTTACTTCCTCGGTAACGAAGCACATATGAAAAAAGTGCAAATAGAGGAAGAAATAAAAGCACAAATTCAACAATATAAACGATCAGGCATGACATTAGTTATATTAGCTACTACTGAAAAAGTACTTGGCATCATGGGAATTTCAGATGAAATAAGAGAAGAGAGTGCGGATGTTATTCAGGCATTACATGAAGCAGGAATCCAAAAAACAGTGATGTTAACTGGTGATCATGAAAGTACAGCAGAGAAAGTAGCATCCAAGGTAGGGTTAACTTCATATTTCGCTGGCTTGTTACCTGATGAGAAAGTTGAAAAAATAAAAGAGCTCTCTAAAGGGAATAAGGTTGCCATGATTGGTGATGGAATAAACGATGCACCAGCACTTGCAACAGCAGACTTAGGAATTGCCATGGGGAAAGGGACTGATAGTGCAATTGAAACAGCTGATATTGTATTAATGCAGGACCATCTTGGAAAATTACCATCCGCAATAAAGTCAGCAAAGAAAGTGAATTCCATTATTAAGCTTAATATTACACTTGCACTCGGATTGAAGCTAATAGCCTTATTATTGACGATCCCAGGCTTGCTAACACTTTGGATTGCGATCCTTTCAGATATGGGAGCAACTATACTTGTCACATTAATTAGTTTGACTGTATTATATGAAAGGAAATAA
- a CDS encoding ArsR/SmtB family transcription factor: MEESGKKEPQEQLDEETLFIVSQTFKALGDPTRIKILHLLSQSEHSVNEIAEKLSLLQSTVSHQLRFLKNLRLVKYRREGTTLYYSPDDNHVMNVLQQTINHAQHH; the protein is encoded by the coding sequence ATGGAAGAATCCGGTAAAAAGGAACCGCAAGAGCAGTTAGACGAAGAAACATTATTTATTGTTTCTCAGACGTTTAAAGCATTAGGTGATCCAACCAGAATTAAAATATTACACTTGCTTTCGCAAAGTGAACACTCAGTGAATGAAATCGCTGAAAAATTATCTTTGCTTCAGTCAACTGTTTCACATCAATTAAGATTTTTGAAGAATTTACGCTTGGTTAAGTATAGAAGGGAAGGGACAACATTATATTATTCACCTGATGATAATCACGTAATGAATGTCCTGCAACAAACAATTAACCATGCACAGCATCATTAA
- a CDS encoding ZIP family metal transporter translates to MGFIFCLYVFLSLITGGVLSLIISKIVNWKIDYLFSLSAGMIVGILCLEFIPHSFSHYQPISITMGIGVGLLCMVVIDQYVHRSSKGESKSTFLLLLIAITLHNAPSGFALGNHADHEGHLYHLIILHHLPEGMAIMMLAIALKLKPAHLVTAFLYLTFSLYGFVLLGNFVMIKNDMFLGALLGVAISTMLYISIIELFLSSSEKGKHFYHLLSLLTGIFIVEVFLLIG, encoded by the coding sequence GTGGGTTTTATATTTTGCCTTTATGTGTTTTTATCATTGATAACAGGCGGGGTGTTATCACTTATCATAAGTAAAATAGTAAATTGGAAGATCGACTACTTGTTTTCTCTTAGTGCCGGTATGATAGTGGGGATTCTATGTCTTGAGTTTATTCCACATAGCTTTTCACATTACCAACCAATATCTATTACTATGGGAATCGGAGTTGGTCTTCTTTGTATGGTGGTAATTGATCAGTATGTACACCGTTCATCGAAAGGTGAATCAAAGTCCACATTTTTACTGCTTCTTATCGCCATTACATTACATAATGCACCTTCTGGATTTGCTTTAGGGAACCATGCTGATCACGAAGGACATCTTTATCATCTCATTATTTTACATCACTTACCTGAAGGGATGGCAATAATGATGTTAGCAATCGCATTAAAGCTTAAACCTGCTCATTTGGTCACTGCATTTCTTTATCTTACATTTAGTCTTTATGGATTTGTATTACTAGGAAATTTCGTGATGATAAAAAATGACATGTTTTTAGGGGCCTTATTAGGTGTTGCTATCAGTACAATGTTATACATTTCAATTATTGAATTATTTCTTTCATCAAGTGAGAAGGGAAAGCATTTTTATCATTTGCTTAGTTTATTAACCGGTATTTTTATAGTGGAGGTATTTTTATTAATTGGCTAG